GTTGCCTATTTGCATTGGAAGATCAACTTTTAGAAAGGGTCCAATTGTGAAAAGCTTCACCCAAGATTCTTCTACACCAACTTCAcccaaaataaatatttcaatCCGACTATTCTCAGCAAAAGAGGATATCAGAGCAAGAGACTCGTTGAGCACTACCAATGCTCCGGTAAGGAGGCGACCATAATTACTTTGCAGCCAAGCAATCGATGTAGTTCGAAACATTTCAGAGCTGAGGTTAAATGACACAATTACATCTTCTCCGTTGTGCCAACCCCGCCCATACTCCCTACCTCTCCAGTGCCATACTCCATTCAAGTACCTTACAAAACCTTGATGTGAATATTGGTGCGTTTCTATGTCAAAAAGCTCAAGTGTCTTCCAACAATTACTTTTTAGACTATAAATTTGCCAATTTGATAAACCATAATCATCATAGTAAAATGTATGTTGAACGTAATATACACATTGAATAACTTTGTAGTCATCATTGACATTATCATAACCAAATCCAACACTTACATACGGATTAAACATGTGCTCTACAGGAATAACACACGGAGGAATAATTTTACGCTCATCGGTTTTGGGGTTCCAAAGTCCAATTTTTACATCATAATTAGATTGTTCATAATGGCATATGATACCATTAACACAGTCTGCAATAGTGCCGGGAATATACTCCTCAAACAGACTTGGCAAAATTAATGTAACCATGTTTTCATACCTCTCTCCAGAAAGTAAATGCACATCATATTGATGATGGACGACGTATTCTACACTTCCGTCATCGAAATTGTCTCCATCACTTCCGACATCGAAATTGTCTCCATCACTTCCGTCATTGAAATCATCTCCATCACTTCCGTCATTGAAATCATCTCCATCATTTTCGTCATCATATTCACGAATGTGTCCATCACTTCTGTCATCATATTCTCTCCATAGAAGGAGAGACGATGAATAAGcagttttagattttaaattttcgtAGTACACGCTCTTGAAATCAGAATTCTCAAGTAAATTTAGCCAAGACTTCTGCACGCAACTAAATCGCTTCAAAGATTTAACAGATAATTTTGTTAGAATTCTCAATACAATATCATTAGGAAGCTGATTGCTATGGTTGCCTATTTCCATTGAAGATGAAGATGGAAACAAATAGAGGATAGGGTCTTGCGCTTGTGCTGTGCCTCgcaaaatgttatgaaaaataaattagattccAACATACAAGTTTAGAAAAATTTCAATGGTTTTACATTTTTGTCGATCTATTTATTTCTTTCCTAATCAAGATCTCCAATAATATATAGGACTTTacatcaaacaaatcaaattggTTGATTGTGAGCCAataatattaggaagacaaaaaaaaataactaaaacttctcttatttaacatttattaattattacaataattaatgaatactaaataaaataaattatgattattttagctaattttttttgtgaccaAACAGTTTTGTTATTTTGATTATCAAACATTTTCTCTTATAATTATTGGTAATGCTaggggaaaaaaataaaaacttgccttatttaacatttattaaatCTTATTTAGTATTCATTAATTACTACAGTAATTAATGAATACTaaataaagtaaattttaactaattttggttaaatttttttattatcaaatattttcgaATTGCGAACACCTGAATTTGCATTTGCAATCACAAACATAaatgtataattattatttattacgcTTAGTTTATTCTTAAACAATATTAGATTATACTagtttaaaaagaaagaaagaaataaccTAAGCTGAAAAAAACTGTTTGTCATTAATGTTTTGCCTATACAAAATAGTAAGATAAATCGatcttaaaagaaattttaatttattattatttgtattatttgtGCTACGTTGTtgggaaataaaaaaaagttttggaggtgaaataaattgacataattctaaaaaataacagTACTAAATCAAGTACAAATAACAGAGATATATattgtattttctattattattattattattattattattattattattattattattattattattattatagtgtGATAAATATGGATCAATAGGTTTTAATTTATAACTTTGTCTAaactaactaattttagtaaaaGATTAATTTTCACGGATTTCATGATCTATTAAAGTGGAAAagtttgaataataataaaaatatttaatatacaaACACTAATATTCAAATAATTGAGAAATCACTATTTATTCATAAGATTTAGGTTAACTTTAGTTATTGTATAGTATGATAAACTTTTAacacattaaataaaataaaaataaaagttagaaccaaaaagaaagaaaacttcAAAATGTGCACTATTTTTTACTCATACAATGAATTGAAATACTAATctaaaatataagtatataactaAATAATTTAACTTGCTAGAAATTTGGATTAATGCACCACATAAACTACctgttttgttgatttttagcAAATTGATGGTGGTTCGATATCTAATAATCTGGAAGCGAAACCTACTCCTCTTTGCAGGTACCAATTTTTTATAAGTGCATCAAAGTGTCTTAAATTAGACGAGTatagaaataaaaagtaaattaaaatttgtaaaagaaTGAAGGAAGTGAACAACAAAGCATTCGAAAGTAAATTgactgaaataaaaaaaaaatttgcattgaaatttaaacaaagcagtAAAATGCCTTCGATTGGATCAAAGGACTTTTGACATGAAAATTAAAGGTGCTGGAATGTAAATCtgacaaggaaattaaatggtGCTTGAAAGATAAATTGGACGGGAAAAGTAAAGTTTTACAGAAATTGtaaatggaaaaataaagacaagtgGAAGGAACCCTATAGAAATTTCACTCGAAGCAGACTCAGAAAGTCGTTGAGATGTGAGTGTGCGTGAGTAATTTCTGAAGTAAAATTCCAACCCTTATTTCTTAAAACTTCCTAATCTTTATAACCCACATCTGTAACCGGCCCCTAATCACACGATATTGCCTTGCGTGCGGATTCTTAGGTAACCGTTCCTACTCTTCTGCCTATAGACGTTGCCCATAAATTCCTCATTCGGATAAAGCCTTCAACTTCTCAACTTAGCGTAACCGCTCGATTCTCTATTCGAGCAACTATTCGATTTCTTACTCAAATGCTTGCTCGACTATGCTAGGTCGATTCAATAAGGAATTCGAATCGAGTCTGTGTCGAGTAACTCTCGATTAATGCCTGCACGTGCGCCCTTTTCGACCTTTGTTCTCACCCTAACATCTCTTCAATATCTTGAACTAGCTTATCCTAGTCGAAGATATTTTCCGACTAACAAATTGTCCCCTAGGATTAATGTGTTTTCTTTCGAAATCACTTCTTGGAAAGTGAAACACTTAATCCTAATTCAAACATTAACCTCCTGAATCAGTAATAATTACCATTTAACTTTCCCATTAATACTGACCCGTTCGACATGTTTCCCGTGACTTGCGCTTTCTCTCTCCACCCCTTCGCCTTCTACGCAAAGTTACCTCCTTTCTCTTTGAACTCCATCTACGATTATGGCTACAGTGAAACTTCCTTTAAATTCGACACTTCCACCTTTGGTAGACTTTCTCGAACCTTTATTCTCTCGATTTCTCTCGCATCCATTTTTCTTACACAACCTCCATTCTCCAATCTTCATTCCTTTTTGCTCTGTGACGGCTGCTTCTTCATCTCATGCTGCTGCCCAAGACAATGGTAAAGGCCCCATGGTGGAACCACCAGCTCCTCCAGCTCTTCATGTGTTAAATCAAGTCAATGATGAAGTCATTGACGACCCACAGCTTCAAATCAATGATCCCAGAATCCTAATTCCTTTCACGATAGGTGGAGATGTCTATTGTTTCATTGGACCTATCGAAAACCTAGAAAGAGCAAACAAAAAACTGCCTTTCTTCCCTAGTGCTCAAGGGGAAGATTTGTTGATCAACCAAGATCTTGATATATCCCTCTTCATCAACCAGAAACCCTTTAGAAATAACCCAAAGATTAACCCTCGAGGGACTGACTTCACAGCCTGGTATGAACGCCTGGCTCCCACAAAAAGTGCTGCTTGAGGGGCTCTTGAGATCCAAGAACTTCTGAGACTCTCCCACTTCTCATCTTCAACTCTCCCTTGGATGATTGGAGCCGTAACCTTCTTTTGGAATAGGACTACCAACAATTTCCACCTTCCTTGTGGAATGATTGGTATGTCTCTTTTGGACGTAGCTGCTATTACAGGACTTCCAATCAGTCCTCCAGATTTCACTTCCGACATGCAACCCCGGCAACAATACAACATTGCCCGCATGACCTCTTATAGTGACTTCATTACTCACCACATGGGTGCAGAGAACTCTGCCATTACGGATGACGAACATGTAGCCTTTCTGTACTACTGACTAAatgcaattattttttgttcccgAAGTGTCTAGATGTCAAAGTTTTTTCTTCCTCTAGCTGCTCTGCTTCATGAAGGAAATAATCTCAATTTGGCCAAGCTTCTTCTATGGCATATTTTTGAAGAGCTTGGCCAGTTTGTAAATTGTCTTTGAAACAATTATTTAATCATCACAGGCGGCCCTCTCTGGCTTCTCCAACTATAGCTCAATGCcatttttgacaaatatatgATATAGCCTGAGGGTGGTGCTACTGATAAACAGCACATCGAAGGCCTCCGATTAGCTGATTTTAAGCCAAATTTTCCAGACACACAATCGGATGAAGACCAATTTTGGGCTATTTTCTCCCTCTTCCATACTTGTAAAGACTTTTACAATGAAAAGCTCAATTTTGCCCCTTTTTTACGTCAAAATTGTGGTCCTGCGTGGCTTGAGCGCTTACTGTTTCCAAATGATGCTGAAGAAAATGAACTTGCAAATCGAAGTTGTGCAAATTTGCTGGCTGTTCAAGTAATTCCCACAGGGCTACCCCAACACAAAAAAGAAAGGTTTAAAGTGACTATATACGCTCCTCATTTCACAACCAGACAATTGGGCTTCTCACAAGCTGTCCCAATTTCACTCCCTCAAAACAATAAGCCATTTTGCCATATCACTCTGACTTCACAAAGAGAACTTGATGCCTGCCTCTTGAAAAATCAACAACAGAGAATTTTTTAACTACCTCGTTTATGACCGAAGTTCATATATCACCAAATCTTGCTTCAAATGGTAGACTGTTTACTACTCTAGGTACAATCATGCCTTAGAAGAAATCAAGCATTTAGTTGTTTGAACAACCCCTGCTGCTGAGGGTTCTCCTAAAAGAACTCAAAAAAGAAAAGCTGACACCACAACCTCCGCTCGACAACCGCAACGAAAGAGTCGAAGGACTCCCACAAGAACTTTCAGAAGGGTAACTATTCTCTACCTATATACATGCACTTCGAATtgaaatatttcaaaaatcacatttactGCATAACTCCTAATTTCGATCTTTCATCAGTTACAGTTGCAACCCTCGAGTGAGAGCTCTAATGAAAATGAGCAATCTATTCGGAACATCCTTGCTGCTTCCTCACAATCAGAGGATATAGCTAATTCGGATCCGGGTCCTCAATTAATTCGAAGGACAAGATCCATTCCGGTAACATTATATCATTTCTACAAATATTTCAGTTAAGTTAGAATAAATCTTAACTTATAACTGTGTACCTTGCATGTCAGCCTACTACTGCTGCTCAATCAATCACCTCACCACTGACACTTGATCAGCCacctcaacaacaacaacaagacaTAAGACAATCCACATCTCACTCATCAATCCAGGTTACAGGATCTGTTCAGCCTCTCCAAATTGCGTTTCCACCTTCCACTGGGACACAAGTGGTTGATTTAACGACAGAGCATACCCAACACTCACTAATGCAAACTTTGAGTGCTGAACATACCTCTCTAATCATTCAGTCTGCACCTTCATCCGAATTTCAAGCGGCCCCCGATTTTGACTCCCCATCTCGAGTTGCTGAGACTACTGGGCCTGATTCGGATTCTCCATCGAGATTCCAAGAAACCTTTCCTTCTCCTCAAAGAGCCTCCAGTCCTCCCCCAACAAGCTGAATTTCAAACTCCCCCTGGTCAAGGATCTGGAAATTTAGGTGTTTCTACCGAACCTATAACCACCACCTTGACCAACCTGGTTTCCCTCATAAACCAAGCTATCGAAGAAGACAAAGTGCATGTTCCTACCCCTATACTCCTTGATCCTTCTACATCTGGTCCTACATTCGAGCTGAATGTTAACGCTCGAGAATAACTTCTATCACTCCTCAAACTCTTGGACCATTCACTTACTGACTGGATTAATGATGCAGCCCTCAATAGGCTTTTGTCCGATCTTTTAAACTCTGCTTTTGAACTTCCAGCTCCTACTCCACATTCCACCATAGTCCATCAATTCAAACAAATCGCCAACAACAGCGTAGCTACCTAGAACAAGCTTCAAGAAATCGAAAACGAAGAAGCTAAGATCAAAACTGTGATAGAAGGCCATACTGCAGCCCTTCAACCAATCAAAGCTTCCTGTGAAGAATTTGATTTGGGAATCTCTCAGGCTATTTCTGTTTTAGCTCATTATGATAGGGAAGAGATAAAACTTGAAGCAGAATTGGCCCAGATTAATGAAAATCTTGCCAAAATTTGCAAGAGAAGAGCTGATATAGCCACACCTTTGGCCACTGCCcagcaagaacaacaacaactcatCCAAGAAATTGTTTCTATTGAGACCAAACAAGAATAATGTGGGAGACAACTTGAAAAGGTCCAATACGAAAAATTTAGGCATGCTGAGGCGCTTTCAGTTCTGAACAATGAAAGGGTAAAGCTACGCTCGGACTTAGCAAAACTCATGGCACCTCATATTTTTTCTCCTTAGACTTTGGTATTTGTAATGGTTTCCCTTTCTTTCGGACTTatgcattttgattttaattcaaCAAACAATGATATTGCTTTAAGTACTTACCATTAATCGAGTTGATTATATTTCCTGATAAAATATTCTTGATTTGATATGCATTCTCCAAATACAATCCTATCACTTGGAAAGAGCCTTCCCAAGTTTGGGACCATTTGCCAAGAAttcttgatttattttccattgGCAAAATAACTTTCAAAACCAGCTCACCTATACTAAAACACTTCTCCTTTATTCAACGATTGTAATTTCGAGCAAGACTTTCTTTTTGTCGAATCATATTCTCAAGTGCCAATCTTCATTCTGAATCTAATTCATTTAACTCATCAAACATTGCATTCCAGTAATCATCGACTGACAAATTGTTCTGCTTTGATACTCTCAAAGTATTCATATTAATTTCTAATGGAAGCACAGCATCATGACCATACACCAATTTATAAGGCGACGTACCTGTTGACCCTCTTGGTGAATTCCGATAAGCCCATAGTACTTGACTTAACGTTTCATGCCAAGTTTGAGGTCTATTTCCAATTTGttttttaatcaaatctatCAGAATTTTATTTGCTGCCTCAACTTGCCCATTAGCCTGTGCATAATAAGGGGTTGAGGTAACCATATTGATATTCCTCAATgctgtaaaatttttaatttgctgACCAGTAAACATAGTCCCTTGATCAGTGCTCAATGTTTGAGGGATCCTAAATCAATGGATTATATGTTCCTCAATAAAGTCTATAATTTCATCTTGACCAACTTCTATTAGAGGAACTGCTTCAACccactttgtgaaataatcGATTGCAACCAAGATAAATTTATGATGTTTCGATGAAGGAGGGTGAATCAAACCAATTAGATCCAAAGCCCAACCTCTAAATGGTCATGGCTTTATGATCGAATGCAACTCAGATGCTGGGACCTATTGTATCGAATCATACTTTTGACACTCCTGACACGCCTTTGCATATTCGATACAATCTTTGATCATAGTCAGCCAATACACATGATTACGATATAACTCCCATTTCATCTTCTTCCCAGCTTGATGGGCACCACATATCTTTTTATGGACTTCACCCAAagcaatatttttatcttctcgGCCTAAACTTCCATCGATTCCTTTCTTATACAACTCGTCAACCATTAAGACAAAATTTATTGCTCGCAATTTTACATTGCTATTGACTAGAATACTGGGATTCTTTAAATACTCAGCAATAGGCTTTCTCCAATCATCATCTTCCCATTCATCTATACACAAAGCCTCCCTTTCATCCGCAGGGACCAAAATT
The Arachis duranensis cultivar V14167 chromosome 5, aradu.V14167.gnm2.J7QH, whole genome shotgun sequence genome window above contains:
- the LOC107489786 gene encoding F-box/kelch-repeat protein At3g06240-like, encoding MEIGNHSNQLPNDIVLRILTKLSVKSLKRFSCVQKSWLNLLENSDFKSVYYENLKSKTAYSSSLLLWREYDDRSDGHIREYDDENDGDDFNDGSDGDDFNDGSDGDNFDVGSDGDNFDDGSVEYVVHHQYDVHLLSGERYENMVTLILPSLFEEYIPGTIADCVNGIICHYEQSNYDVKIGLWNPKTDERKIIPPCVIPVEHMFNPYVSVGFGYDNVNDDYKVIQCVYYVQHTFYYDDYGLSNWQIYSLKSNCWKTLELFDIETHQYSHQGFVRYLNGVWHWRGREYGRGWHNGEDVIVSFNLSSEMFRTTSIAWLQSNYGRLLTGALVVLNESLALISSFAENSRIEIFILGEVGVEESWVKLFTIGPFLKVDLPMQIGNKCDVIFYIRSYNDELASFDVITSKVVHNISIKAGLLEIYCLNKIMDKDKAHLWATNHILRNSAWRAVLSVFQV